In Ptychodera flava strain L36383 unplaced genomic scaffold, AS_Pfla_20210202 Scaffold_145__1_contigs__length_103989_pilon, whole genome shotgun sequence, a single window of DNA contains:
- the LOC139126877 gene encoding activated RNA polymerase II transcriptional coactivator p15-like codes for MATPILSPRLLEEGWRKCYSVKAELPYYFNVKTNTSVWTMPTVSDQDERYADVPGRKSPDLPEPTQEVPLPHKAPSSQPSATALVPPPSKPGTTSQAGERQFRFLLRDTETSARIVSVQMFKGNVYVGIREFFKKPDTGELIPTKKGINLNLDQWSRLKSIAQSIDEAAMTLTCN; via the coding sequence ATGGCAACTCCAATACTGTCACCAAGACTACTGGAAGAGGGATGGCGCAAGTGTTATTCAGTGAAGGCAGAACTGCCGTACTACTTCAACGTTAAGACTAACACCAGCGTCTGGACAATGCCCACCGTCTCTGACCAAGATGAGAGGTATGCTGATGTTCCAGGAAGGAAGAGTCCCGATTTGCCAGAGCCTACTCAGGAAGTGCCCCTGCCTCATAAGGCTCCGTCCAGTCAGCCATCAGCAACTGCTTTGGTCCCTCCACCTTCCAAGCCTGGCACCACCAGTCAAGCAGGTGAGAGACAATTCAGATTTCTTCTGCGTGACACAGAGACGTCAGCTCGGATTGTGAGTGTGCAGATGTTCAAGGGAAATGTGTACGTGGGGATACGTGAATTCTTCAAGAAACCTGATACTGGAGAACTGATACCGACAAAGAAGGGCATCAATTTGAATTTGGATCAGTGGAGTCGACTGAAAAGTATTGCGCAGAGTATCGATGAGGCTGCCATGACACTGACGTGCAATTGA